Genomic segment of Murdochiella vaginalis:
GTCATAAAGCTGCTCTCTCTTTTTTTCGGAAAGCTTTTTGGAATCTCGAACGCCCTGAATCTTTTCCCCGTGCGGCATGATTATAGCACAGGCCACCACCGGTCCCGCTAGAGGTCCGCGTCCCACTTCATCGATTCCGCATACCAGTGGTGTTTCATTAATACGCACCTGTAGCGCAGATAGTTGCTCTTCCGTCCAGGTATCTCTCATGGTGTTATTCCTCGTCTTTTTGAGCAATGGGCGCCGATTCCAACGTGATTCTTCCAAAGCGAAGCTTGCGAAAATCATCTAAAAGAATGGCAGCCGTTCGCGTATAGTCGATTTCTCCACCACGCAAAAGCGAGCCGGTATAACGAGCGATCGACTCCATCACGCCAAGCGTTTCCCGCTCTCCTTCGTTTTCCGCTAAGGAGTAGCGATCAGTAACCGCTTTCGGCGCAAGAGTAAGAAGTAGCTCAAGAAGCCAATAACCGATATCTTGCAAGGGAAGAATATCGTCCCGAATGGCGCCGGTACAGGCAAGAAATAAAGATTGCCTCTCCGTCAATTTTTTTGGCAGAATACCGGGGGTATCCAGCAATAACAAATCGGCATCGGTTTTAATCCATTGCTGCTGTTTCGTAAAGCCCGGACGATCCCCCACCGCTGCGGAACGCTTTCCGCTCATCGCGTTAATAAATGTGGATTTCCCGGAATTAGGAATGCCATAGACCAGCAAACGAATTTCCCGATTGATGCGCGATTGTTCTTTTCTTTTGCTCTGTTCTTCCGCAAGCAGAGTCGCCGCCAAATCATATAACGCTTTCGCCGGACGCTCATGCACAGCGTTTATAGCAAGGGCCGTCTGTCCTTTTTGTTGCAGTGCTTGAATCCATTTTTCCGTCTCTTTGGCATCGGCCATATCCTTTTTATTGAGCAGTATGATGTGCTTCTTTTTTGCTGTAAGCAGGCGCAACGCTTCATTCGCACTGGATGACGGAATGCGGGCATCGCGAATCTCACAGCATAAATCCACCAGAGATAGCTTTTGCCGAATTTCATCGGTGGCTTTCTTCATATGCCCGGGATACCAATTGATGCTCATAGTTCCTCCGAAAAAAAGCTCGCTGAACCGAAGCGGTCAGCGAGCCGGTGAAGATTAATAGTTGGTCTTTTCTTTGACCTTAGCCGCCTTACCTACGCGCGCGCGCAGATAATTGAGTTTCGCACGGCGCACCTTACCTTGGCGGGTGACTTCGATTTTTTCCACGCGCGGAGAATGCACCAAGAATACACGCTCTACGCCAACACCATAGCTCAAGCGGCGAACCGTAAAGGTCTCATTGGTGCTTCCGCCTTCACGCTGAATAACCGTTCCTTCGAAGACCTGAATACGCTCGCGGCTGCCTTCTTTGATGCGATAGTGTACGCGTACCGTATCGCCGACG
This window contains:
- the ylqF gene encoding ribosome biogenesis GTPase YlqF, which translates into the protein MSINWYPGHMKKATDEIRQKLSLVDLCCEIRDARIPSSSANEALRLLTAKKKHIILLNKKDMADAKETEKWIQALQQKGQTALAINAVHERPAKALYDLAATLLAEEQSKRKEQSRINREIRLLVYGIPNSGKSTFINAMSGKRSAAVGDRPGFTKQQQWIKTDADLLLLDTPGILPKKLTERQSLFLACTGAIRDDILPLQDIGYWLLELLLTLAPKAVTDRYSLAENEGERETLGVMESIARYTGSLLRGGEIDYTRTAAILLDDFRKLRFGRITLESAPIAQKDEE
- the rplS gene encoding 50S ribosomal protein L19, which gives rise to MDYIKQLEQAQAKTDLPAFRVGDTVRVHYRIKEGSRERIQVFEGTVIQREGGSTNETFTVRRLSYGVGVERVFLVHSPRVEKIEVTRQGKVRRAKLNYLRARVGKAAKVKEKTNY